A portion of the Cololabis saira isolate AMF1-May2022 chromosome 17, fColSai1.1, whole genome shotgun sequence genome contains these proteins:
- the cdhr1a gene encoding cadherin-related family member 1 isoform X2, which produces MTLLFRMKNVKILHLPLVFVFVHACFAQADFAPFFYGNGPYSNNGNLALFSLSEDTPVGTQIYWLNGTDPEGQEVSYGLSFDPGTKEYLRVDPRNGNITLVEPLDREKQDSIDVIISITDGRSKVTERVTIFVTDANDEKPEFQNMPAIISVLETTESGSSIFKVEAVDRDTGSGGSVTYFLQTPQPTLFTIDRHSGVLRIKIGEMLDYEKTKTHFVTVIAKDGGGVFNGRVQWLSSSATITINVIDGQDTAPSFVGTPYFGYVYEVSVPGSEIFTVKAEDGDVGHPNPIRYSFYEGDDGAFGINETSGCISLLTSPIYLKREIYNIQVKASEVSPEGKLMDYGLTTVVIRVVDLNNNPPTFFGETGPQNMFELTVYEHPPEGEILRGLKIIVNDSDQGANAKFNLRLIGPGRMLRVVPQTVLNEAQVTILVEDSAAMDYEKHQFLTYKLLAVEIDTPERFSATAVIVIHLLDTNDNAPKFSSDYYIARIPENSPGGSNVVSVTATDPDSGPWGEVKYSIYGSGADLFLIQSASGIIYTQPWASLDAEVRSKYNFYVKAEDMEGKYSLAEVFVTVLDLNDHPPAFNDNFLEKTMVIGAPVKIEAVDDDAEVPNNVIEYAIMKADPDNNIFDINSNTGEIKLKSYIKSMAIIQNITKKSDCTWSLVVQARDRGQPSFSTTAVLRIDITEAVKSRFMSYFLGLRTRPGTVFGICLTLVILAISLTIFISTIIYWKSVKKTRIQPHGKIRKIMRRPVP; this is translated from the exons ATGACTTTACTCTTTAGGATGAAGAATGTGAAGATTTTGCATTTGCCActggtttttgtgtttgtgcatgcCTGCTTTG CACAGGCAGACTTTGCCCCGTTTTTCTACGGCAATGGACCCTACAGCAACAACGGGAACCTGGCCTTATTTAGCCTCTCAGAGGACACGCCTGTCG GTACGCAGATCTATTGGCTCAATGGCACGGATCCTGAAGGCCAGGAAGTGAGCTACGGGCTTTCCTTCGATCCAGGGACAAAAGAATACCTCAGGGTTGATCCAAGAAATGGAAATATCACATTAGTGGAACCACTGGACAGAGAG AAACAAGATTCCATTGACGTCATTATCAGCATCACAGATGGCAGAAGCAAG GTTACGGAAAGAGTCACGATTTTTGTGACAGATGCAAACGATGAAAAGCCTGAATTTCAAAACATGCCTGCGATCATCAGTGTACTCGAA ACAACTGAATCTGGAAGTAGCATCTTCAAAGTTGAAGCTGTGGACAGAGATACTGGTTCAGGAGGCTCAGTCACCTACTTTCTCCAG aCTCCTCAGCCAACTCTGTTTACCATTGACAGGCACAGTGGGGTCCTTCGTAtcaaaattggagaaatgttgGATTATGAGAAAACAAAGACACATTTTGTCACTGTCATTGCAAAG GATGGTGGTGGCGTCTTTAATGGCAGGGTGCAGTGGCTGTCATCCTCCGCTACCATAACAATCAATGTGATTGATGGACAAGACACTGCACCATCTTTCGTTGGGACACCTTACTTTGGCTATGTTTATGAAGTCTCTGTGCCA GGATCTGAAATATTCACAGTAAAGGCTGAAGATGGTGATGTGGGGCACCCGAATCCAATCCGTTACTCATTTTATGAGG GTGATGATGGCGCTTTTGGCATCAATGAAACAAGTGGTTGTATCTCCCTGCTGACGTCTCCCATTTATTTGAAGAGAGAAATCTACAACATCCAAGTCAAA GCATCAGAAGTAAGTCCAGAAGGAAAACTCATGGATTATGGGCTGACCACGGTGGTAATCCGTGTGGTAGACCTGAACAATAATCCCCCCACGTTTTTCGGCGAGACCGGCCCTCAGAACATGTTCGAGCTGACCGTATACGAGCATCCACCAGAGGGAGAGATCCTGCGAGGGCTTAAAATCATAGTAAATGACTCAGATCAG GGTGCAAATGCTAAATTCAATTTGAGACTGATTGGACCTGGAAGAATGCTCCGAGTTGTCCCTCAGACTGTACTTAATGAGGCTCAggtcacgatattagtggaggACTCTGCTGCGATGGACTACGAGAAGCACCAGTTTCTAACATACAAG CTTCTTGCAGTTGAGATTGATACCCCCGAGAGGTTCAGCGCCACAGCGGTCATTGTCATCCATCTCCTGGACACCAATGACAACGCTCCAAAATTCTCCTCGGACTATTACATCGCCAGAATTCCAGAAAACTCACCCGGTGGCTCCAACGTGGTGTCAGTCACG GCAACAGACCCAGACTCGGGACCATGGGGTGAGGTGAAGTATTCGATTTATGGATCAGGAGCAGACTT ATTCCTAATCCAGTCTGCATCAGGGATCATTTACACCCAGCCATGGGCGAGCCTGGATGCTGAGGTGAGGTCTAAATACAACTTTTACGTGAAGGCAGAGGACATGGAGGGAAAGTACAGCCTGGCTGAAGTCTTTGTGACTGTGTTGGATCTGAATGACCACCCGCCGGCTTTCAATGATAACTTCCTCGAGAAGACAATGGTGATTGGAGCACCAGTGAAAATTGAG GCTGTAGACGATGACGCAGAAGTACCCAACAATGTAATAGAGTACGCCATCATGAAAGCTGATCCAGACAATAACATCTTTGACATCAACTCCAACACCGGAGAAATCAAGCTCAAGTCCTATATCAAGTCAATGGCCATCATTCAGAACATCACCAAGAAAAGTGACTGCACCTGGTCCCTGGTGGTGCAGGCCCGGGACCGAGGCCAGCCTTCCTTCAGCACCACCGCCGTCCTCAGGATTGACATCACTGAAGCT GTCAAATCCAGATTTATGTCATACTTCCTGGGACTAAGGACACGTCCTGGCACAGTGTTTGGGATTTGTTTGACCCTTGTCATCTTGGCCATTTCACTGACAATCTTCATTTCCACTATTATATACTGGAAATCTGTGAAAAAGACTCGCATACAACCTCATGGCAAGATCAGAAAGATAATGAGGAGGCCTGTGCCATAA
- the chst3a gene encoding carbohydrate sulfotransferase 3a, producing MKTKYAIVFICIVALVIIEKESNIISRVSDKLTQRQIPQQTPQTPQDYSNTTENGSLTLLKVLLSQLPGTERNYSNYSEGQQEEALDAFGTYNNSGGRKHVLLMASTRTGSSFVGEFFNQHGDGMFYLFEPLWHIERMLTTTAEGSNGTVLAGIYRDVLQALFLCDFSPLEKFISPPPQHHVTPDLFRRESSLSLCEEPVCTPAIKDVFERYHCKTRNCGPLNLTLASESCLSKEHHAIKSVRVRQLETLQSLVQDLRLDIRVIQLVRDPRAILASRMVAFSSKYQTWKTWAQDGQVPEDDEEVKRLRGNCDNLRNSAEMGLSQPRWLRRRYMLVRYEDIARYPMQKAEEMYAFTGIPFSSQAKEWILRNTQTTQEASGIYSTQKNSSEQAEKWRFSIPFTLAQAVQKVCGPTMKLFGYKFVEDEKSLINKSITLLEDRLFN from the exons ATGAAGACCAAATATGCCATCGTCTTCATCTGTATTGTGGCCCTGGTCATCATTGAAAAAGAAAGCAACATCATCTCAAG GGTCTCTGATAAGCTGACACAGCGGCAGATTCCCCAGCAGACTCCACAGACCCCCCAGGATTACAGCAACACGACGGAAAATGGCTCCCTAACTTTACTGAAAGTGCTGCTGTCTCAACTTCCTGGTACAGAGAGGAATTACTCAAACTACTCAGAGGGTCAACAAGAGGAGGCGCTGGACGCTTTTGGGACGTACAACAACAGTGGTGGCCGTAAGCACGTCTTACTCATGGCCAGCACTCGAACAGGATCCTCATTTGTGGGGGAATTCTTCAACCAGCATGGGGACGGCATGTTCTACTTGTTTGAGCCTTTGTGGCACATCGAACGCATGCTCACCACGACTGCCGAGGGAAGCAATGGCACGGTGTTGGCAGGGATATACCGGGATGTACTCCAGGCACTCTTCCTGTGCGACTTCTCTCCTCTTGAGAAGTTTATCTCCCCTCCACCTCAACACCACGTCACGCCTGACCTATTCCGCAGAGAGTCGAGTCTATCACTCTGTGAAGAACCAGTCTGTACTCCTGcaattaaagatgtttttgagaG GTATCACTGTAAGACTCGTAACTGCGGGCCCCTGAACCTAACCCTGGCATCTGAGTCCTGCctatccaaagaacaccatgcGATCAAGAGCGTTCGTGTGCGACAGCTGGAGACGCTGCAGTCTTTGGTGCAGGACCTTCGCTTGGACATCAGAGTTATCCAGCTGGTCCGAGATCCACGAGCCATCTTAGCATCGCGCATGGTGGCTTTCTCCTCCAAATACCAGACATGGAAGACGTGGGCACAGGACGGACAGGTGCCCGAAGACGACGAGGAGGTGAAGAGGCTCAGAGGAAACTGCGATAACCTCAGGAATTCTGCAGAAATGGGACTGAGCCAGCCCCGCTGGCTGAGGAGGCGCTACATGCTGGTGCGCTACGAGGATATTGCTCGATACCCTATGCAGAAGGCAGAGGAGATGTACGCGTTCACAGGGATACCGTTTAGTTCCCAAGCAAAGGAGTGGATTCTGCGGAACACCCAGACTACACAAGAAGCGAGTGGGATTTACTCCACCCAGAAGAACTCGTCAGAACAGGCGGAGAAATGGAGATTTAGTATTCCCTTTACACTGGCTCAGGCTGTGCAGAAAGTATGCGGACCCACCATGAAGCTGTTTGGGTACAAGTTTGTGGAAGACGAAAAGTCACTTATCAATAAGTCTATCACTTTGCTTGAAGATAGGctgtttaattaa
- the cdhr1a gene encoding cadherin-related family member 1 isoform X1, with translation MTLLFRMKNVKILHLPLVFVFVHACFAQADFAPFFYGNGPYSNNGNLALFSLSEDTPVGTQIYWLNGTDPEGQEVSYGLSFDPGTKEYLRVDPRNGNITLVEPLDREKQDSIDVIISITDGRSKVTERVTIFVTDANDEKPEFQNMPAIISVLETTESGSSIFKVEAVDRDTGSGGSVTYFLQTPQPTLFTIDRHSGVLRIKIGEMLDYEKTKTHFVTVIAKDGGGVFNGRVQWLSSSATITINVIDGQDTAPSFVGTPYFGYVYEVSVPGSEIFTVKAEDGDVGHPNPIRYSFYEGDDGAFGINETSGCISLLTSPIYLKREIYNIQVKASEVSPEGKLMDYGLTTVVIRVVDLNNNPPTFFGETGPQNMFELTVYEHPPEGEILRGLKIIVNDSDQGANAKFNLRLIGPGRMLRVVPQTVLNEAQVTILVEDSAAMDYEKHQFLTYKLLAVEIDTPERFSATAVIVIHLLDTNDNAPKFSSDYYIARIPENSPGGSNVVSVTATDPDSGPWGEVKYSIYGSGADLFLIQSASGIIYTQPWASLDAEVRSKYNFYVKAEDMEGKYSLAEVFVTVLDLNDHPPAFNDNFLEKTMVIGAPVKIEAVDDDAEVPNNVIEYAIMKADPDNNIFDINSNTGEIKLKSYIKSMAIIQNITKKSDCTWSLVVQARDRGQPSFSTTAVLRIDITEATQVNGGPLGSFLMQNRNKPLQIIGLLAGVIGLMVVVTVIISTATFMRNKKSNRILPNRRVRRRPQKPHMWNLKNPFKTTETSREGFRAAEEQQDPEIMMENINYNNNISNVVTVRHWPLPPPPCAPSLPPPPPLYVPGERQWTVPTVSATVQTKPKKKPSTERRNTVNKALVSELKMRLEQKRREAH, from the exons ATGACTTTACTCTTTAGGATGAAGAATGTGAAGATTTTGCATTTGCCActggtttttgtgtttgtgcatgcCTGCTTTG CACAGGCAGACTTTGCCCCGTTTTTCTACGGCAATGGACCCTACAGCAACAACGGGAACCTGGCCTTATTTAGCCTCTCAGAGGACACGCCTGTCG GTACGCAGATCTATTGGCTCAATGGCACGGATCCTGAAGGCCAGGAAGTGAGCTACGGGCTTTCCTTCGATCCAGGGACAAAAGAATACCTCAGGGTTGATCCAAGAAATGGAAATATCACATTAGTGGAACCACTGGACAGAGAG AAACAAGATTCCATTGACGTCATTATCAGCATCACAGATGGCAGAAGCAAG GTTACGGAAAGAGTCACGATTTTTGTGACAGATGCAAACGATGAAAAGCCTGAATTTCAAAACATGCCTGCGATCATCAGTGTACTCGAA ACAACTGAATCTGGAAGTAGCATCTTCAAAGTTGAAGCTGTGGACAGAGATACTGGTTCAGGAGGCTCAGTCACCTACTTTCTCCAG aCTCCTCAGCCAACTCTGTTTACCATTGACAGGCACAGTGGGGTCCTTCGTAtcaaaattggagaaatgttgGATTATGAGAAAACAAAGACACATTTTGTCACTGTCATTGCAAAG GATGGTGGTGGCGTCTTTAATGGCAGGGTGCAGTGGCTGTCATCCTCCGCTACCATAACAATCAATGTGATTGATGGACAAGACACTGCACCATCTTTCGTTGGGACACCTTACTTTGGCTATGTTTATGAAGTCTCTGTGCCA GGATCTGAAATATTCACAGTAAAGGCTGAAGATGGTGATGTGGGGCACCCGAATCCAATCCGTTACTCATTTTATGAGG GTGATGATGGCGCTTTTGGCATCAATGAAACAAGTGGTTGTATCTCCCTGCTGACGTCTCCCATTTATTTGAAGAGAGAAATCTACAACATCCAAGTCAAA GCATCAGAAGTAAGTCCAGAAGGAAAACTCATGGATTATGGGCTGACCACGGTGGTAATCCGTGTGGTAGACCTGAACAATAATCCCCCCACGTTTTTCGGCGAGACCGGCCCTCAGAACATGTTCGAGCTGACCGTATACGAGCATCCACCAGAGGGAGAGATCCTGCGAGGGCTTAAAATCATAGTAAATGACTCAGATCAG GGTGCAAATGCTAAATTCAATTTGAGACTGATTGGACCTGGAAGAATGCTCCGAGTTGTCCCTCAGACTGTACTTAATGAGGCTCAggtcacgatattagtggaggACTCTGCTGCGATGGACTACGAGAAGCACCAGTTTCTAACATACAAG CTTCTTGCAGTTGAGATTGATACCCCCGAGAGGTTCAGCGCCACAGCGGTCATTGTCATCCATCTCCTGGACACCAATGACAACGCTCCAAAATTCTCCTCGGACTATTACATCGCCAGAATTCCAGAAAACTCACCCGGTGGCTCCAACGTGGTGTCAGTCACG GCAACAGACCCAGACTCGGGACCATGGGGTGAGGTGAAGTATTCGATTTATGGATCAGGAGCAGACTT ATTCCTAATCCAGTCTGCATCAGGGATCATTTACACCCAGCCATGGGCGAGCCTGGATGCTGAGGTGAGGTCTAAATACAACTTTTACGTGAAGGCAGAGGACATGGAGGGAAAGTACAGCCTGGCTGAAGTCTTTGTGACTGTGTTGGATCTGAATGACCACCCGCCGGCTTTCAATGATAACTTCCTCGAGAAGACAATGGTGATTGGAGCACCAGTGAAAATTGAG GCTGTAGACGATGACGCAGAAGTACCCAACAATGTAATAGAGTACGCCATCATGAAAGCTGATCCAGACAATAACATCTTTGACATCAACTCCAACACCGGAGAAATCAAGCTCAAGTCCTATATCAAGTCAATGGCCATCATTCAGAACATCACCAAGAAAAGTGACTGCACCTGGTCCCTGGTGGTGCAGGCCCGGGACCGAGGCCAGCCTTCCTTCAGCACCACCGCCGTCCTCAGGATTGACATCACTGAAGCT ACCCAAGTCAATGGGGGGCCTTTGGGATCATTTTTAATGCAGAATAGAAACAAGCCGTTGCAAATCATAGGTTTGCTTGCTGGTGTCATTGGTCTCATGGTCGTTGTCACAGTCATCATCTCTACTGCAACATTCATGCGCAACAAAAAGTCAAATCGGATCCTGCCTAACCGCCGTGTCAGGAGAAGACCTCAGAAACCGCACATGTGGAACTTAAAAAACCCCTTTAAGACAACGGAAACTTCCAGAGAGGGCTTCAGAGCTGCTGAGGAGCAACAGGACCCGGAGATAATGATGGAGAACatcaactacaacaacaatatCAGTAATGTTGTGACTGTGAGACACTGGCCCCTACCTCCACCACCCTGTGCACCTTCCCTTCCCCCTCCACCACCTCTCTACGTCCCAGGGGAGCGGCAATGGACCGTACCAACAGTCTCTGCAACAGTTCAAACCAAACCCAAAAAGAAGCCGTCGACAGAGAGACGGAACACTGTAAACAAAGCCCTGGTGTCAGAGCTGAAGATGAGACTGGAGCAGAAAAGGAGGGAGGCACATTAA